The sequence below is a genomic window from Haematobia irritans isolate KBUSLIRL chromosome 3, ASM5000362v1, whole genome shotgun sequence.
ttctatagaagtaaaattttgacaaaattttataaagaaataaaattttgacaaagttttatttagaaatacaattctaacaaaatttttcatacaaataaaatgttgacaaaattttatatagaaataacaaaattttataagaaacattttctatcgaaataaaatgttgacaaaattgtcaatggaaataaaatgttgaaaattatctatagaaatacaattttgacaaaattttctatagaaatgaaattttttaaaattttctaaagaaataaaattttgtatagaaattaaattttggcaacattttctatagaaatacaatttggccaacattttgtatagaaataaaattttgcaaaataagtttcATGTGACTGGttgttttttggtaaatttttctccaaattacattatttttggctgaaATCGCAGTCGAGCTTGTACAACCTTTTgtgtaatttaaaatatttcatttcgatatttcattttttttttttgtaattgcaaTATAATTTAAGATACATCCCTTGAGATATTTGAAAACATAGAAAGGGaaggaattttttaatttgccttGAACTCGGTATCAGTACATTTGTAATTATGCCACATGCCATTTAGCAATATGgaatattttataagtttttaaaCAAGATATAAGGTAATGAGAGATTTAAAGTCGCAACAATAATACATCATCACCATTCACATTACCTTGTTCTTAATAATAATGggctttagaaattttgaaatatgaaTATATTGATATAACGGCCTTGTATGTCCCTCTgtgtaatttaaaatatttaatttcgatgtttcagtttatttcaaattgcaatAGAATTTATGATCAATCCTTTGAGATATTTGAAAACAATGAAAGGGAAGGAACTATTCAGTCCGCATTGTAAATAGTTGGTATCAATACATTTTAATTGTACCCTATGCCAACTGatgtagaaaatattataaatattgaaatataaaacacggacgaaaaagacgggttttcatatgtttgggtttaaaaattatatgtttggaactcaaattttttaacacaataagcaaatgtgtttggggtatatgttatatgtgtttggggtatatgttacagaagcgatttgtttttttttttgagggtgtggtgaCTGATATGAAATCCAACAAAGTAAATCATTATATTTTCTGCATTTTTTTAtcctaaaccaaaaaaaaaattcctgccagaaattatgattttagaccccatatagaaattaattattgacaaaagttttatagaaataaaattttaacaaaccaaaaaaaaaaaaaaattgacaaatttttctgtaaaaataaaattttgaaaaaattttctatagaaataaaattttgaaaaaaatttctataaaaataaaattctgaaaaaaatttctatagaaataatatttttaaaaatttttctataaaataaaatttttaaaaaatgttctatagaaataaagttttgacaacatttttaaagaaataaaattttaacaaaatttagtatagaaaaaattgacaaaattttctataaaaataaaattttgaaaaaattttctatagaaataaaattttgaaaaaattttctataaaaataaaattttgaaaaaaaattctatagaaataaagttttgacaatattttctaacgaaataaaattttaataaaatttaatataggaaaaaattgacaaaattttctgtaaaaaaaaaaatttgaaagaaattgctatagaaataaaattttgaaaaaattttctatagaaataaaatttttaaatgtttctatagaaataaaattttgaaaaaattttctataaaaataaaattttgaaaaaattttttatataaataaagttttgacaatattttctaacgaaataaaattttaataaaatttaatatagaaaaaattgacaaaatttttctgtaaaaataaaattttgaaaacattttctataaaaataaaattagaaattttgattttattcgatctttcttttatccaatagaaaataattaatcaagcttgagatcgtttgATTAATtcaagcttgattaattattttctattgggcaaaaataattttttaaaaaaaaatttgtaaaaaataaaattctgaaaaaaatttctatagaaataaaattttgaaaaaattttctatagaaataaaattttgaaaaaattttttgtagaaataaaattttgaaaaaaaattctatagaaataaagttttgacaatattttctaacgaaataaaattttaataaaatttaatatagaaaaaaattgacaaaattttctataaaaataaaattttgaaaaaattttctgtagaaataaaattttgaaaaatttttttataaaaataaaattttgaaaaaatttctatagaaataaagttttgacaatattttctaacgaaataaaattttaataaaattaaatatagaaaaaaattgacaaaattttctgtaaaaataaaattttgaaaaaaaatttctatagaaataaaattttgaaaaaaatttctattaaaataaaattttgcaaaaaatgttctatagaaatagagtttagacaatattttgtaaagaaatacaatttttagcaaattttaacatatagaaaaaaattgacaaatttttctgtaaaaataaaattttgaaaaaaaaatctataaaaataaaattttgaaaaaaatttctataaaaataaaattttgaaaaattttgtatagaaataaaaatttgagagaaaacaaaatttaatatagaaaaaaaaaatgacaaatttttctataaaaataaaattttgaaaaaattttctataaaaataaaattttgaaaaaattttctataaaaataaaattttgaaaaaattttgtatagaaattaaaatttgacaatattttctaaagaaataaaattttgacaaaattttctttttttatatataattttacgaaaatttaaattatataatttcacgaaaattgtcaaattttcgtCTGTTTTTCAGAGTATCCAAGTCTAAgagtcaaataaaaaaaactaaacttctaTCATTTTTGCCCATATTAAGAGAAATTGATTTAGATGTCGTAATGTAGCAAACGTTTTACGAAAATTGTGTGTGATGTCCGTTCGTTtgtccatatatttgttgttcgcaagatTCCGATCTCCGTTATTACAAGCCCTGTTTTAGTTTAGTACTCGATACaacatttgatttaatttctaaatttatatatttaagtcttggtaatttagttttctttaataaggcaTACAATTTGATTGGGGTCATGGTTATCACTGgtgccaaaaataaactaccaaatttgaagaaaatgttattacaaATGAACcacattaaaataattttattttgaagttcttgatcaaatatttgtggttagtatagaaaacaatgtttttttattcgaaagaaagaatggcatttatagatttttttcatagaaaattttgttaacattttatttttatacaattttttttaatatttttttttcgagataattttctcaaaattttatttctatagaaaattttgtcaaaatattctttccataggaaattttgttaaaaaaaatttttttctatagaaaattttgtcaaaatgtacaaaattttgtcaaaattttgtttccatagggaattttgtcaaaattttatttctatggaaaattttgtcaaaattttatttctatggaaaattttgtcaaaattttatttctatagaaaattttgccaaaattttatttctatagaatattttatcaaaattttatttctatagaaaattttctcaaagttttatttgtatagaaaatttatgaaatacttcttacattgagaggaatatttagcaaaatctacaaaaacatcaaaaattctaccaatctaccaaactgtaaaaaagTCTACGattttgtggtagaattctacacccagagaaggaatatgatcacctcaaacatgttttaagatcaaaatgttttttttgggtggtgaccaagtaacatggttttcgcaaccatgttatttcctcggaaatcatgcatctgatttcggcaagcaggttatatttgacgagaaaatgacattttaatgacaaacatgttacatggccaccatacaaaaataacattttgctcttgaaacatgtttgaagtgatcatattccttctctgcgtgtaacagCTGTGAGTTTtagtccaaaaaaaaatttctatagtttttttcttcttcttggtataattaataatttaatttatttttatttcatatataatttatttatttataatttaattttattaacaaattttcccaacaataaaaaaaaaaaacaaaaataatcatCAAAATGTATgcaacataaaaaaatcaaaagtacaATAACAATTGATCACCATTTTAAATTTCACCCATATCACCTCCAGTTTCCTGATTGCCACCACtgaatacttgtttaattttttcggcCATTTGATTCATCGATtgcaaaaaattctcccaagctCCACGAATTTTATCGGCAAATTTCTGAGCATGTTGTGAAATATCTTTACCagttttttgcatattttcgtTTAAGTCATCTACCTCCGATTGACGTTTGCGGCGAGCCAATGATTGATCTGGCGTTTCCGCATTTTCCGACGTTTCACCCACTAAACCTTGTTTACTTTTGCGAGCGTTCTTTTTGGCTCTTTGTTGGGCTCTACGTTTACGTGCCTGTTGGATACGTTGACGCATGCGACGTCTTCTTGCCTCTTCGACAATATCATCCTCTAAGTTACCAACGCCACCAGTACCTACACCAGTACCAGTACCTCCTCCAGTACCAGTACCGCCACCACCCATATGACAAGGTTCACGTTTCGATCGATGTAAATGATGGTTTGGGTGTGGCTGTACAGGTGAATTTCCATCCATTTCTAATAAGGATTCAATAGCCATGAAATCACCGTATATGGGGTTCAATGATCGTTTTCGACGCCTTTCATCTTCTTCGGAAGATTCACTAGGTTTTTGTATGGCATTGCCTGTTCCACTTTCCCCTTTTGAGCGCACCTTAACCAAAggagtatcaaaattttgatcaccGCGTACAGCTGCACCATTGGCAATAATTTCGGCTCCTTGGGCAGCCAATTGAGCTGCTCCAGCTGCAACTGTTTCAAAAGTGTCCtggaaataaatataattttttcgtgaatttaaatgtagcaaaaccaaaaaaacaaaatcagtaACCAAACATGGTAAACATTTTTGAATTGGCAAATATCTAAAaggaaaaatgtataaaaattatttttttgtttttggcaataaatttgttatagaaacatGTGTACTAGGGTGTCTCTAAAGATTTATCTGTAGCACAAAGCCATAAACCCATACTGAATCTCTAAACTTTAACATACACTTCAATACGGAGTATTCTtaaccacacggatgaaaaagactgtttttcatatgtttggctataaacattatatgtttggaacacaaatttttaaacacaatatttttgagtgcaagcatataatgttcataaactagcataacatgtttggggcatatatgttaatatgttagaacatattatgtttgggacataaaatgtttgtaaatataatatgcttggatgcaaacatatattaatttagaaatagccaataaacatatatgtgtttagtagcttggagcgctatttaacagggagcgatattgaattaagttggtggttgttgcttgttattacaaaatttacattttatttttccttgggcaattgatcagctacttctttgatccttacaaactgtgtggtccgctgttcgaatccccgtccggcaaaaggtaaaattaaaataaaaaaaaaattgaataattttttctacaatgtttgtattacaaaaaaaggtgctaagaactaaaaaatgtcttggaagtgagaaagatgtgggggaatatacaattaggcagaaacaaaattttgagcattcaggtcgaaaacctatgttgttagcacctatattacctgtttattttcataattcactatgattgtaaatatataaataaataaataaaattttgagcacaatattgtttgggagaatttttttaagcatataatatttttgggtgcaaaatgcttccaaacatattatatgttcacaaaataacatattgttttttggaagacaacattattgaatttggatgcaaaaatacaaaatgtttggaacttagactacccaaacatattatatattggtagagatcaaacatataaatgtttgggcaatacccaaaaatgtatatgcttgaagcaaaatatgtttgggagtatatgttacagaagcgattttttgtgagcgtgcagtcGGCTAGTATATTGAACAAATGACCGAAACATacctaatttggcacacctatttgtggatctaaaatatttctaatttcagaatttcgttcaaatcggataaaaattgcgcccAACAATTCAAATTGGGATAACGGTTTTTGTCGCGGcttttaccaaaaaaagaattaattttcaaaattcaatttctgtagaaaattttgtcaaaattttatttctatagaaaattttgtcgaaattttacttatataaacatttttgtcaaattttatttccatagaaaattttgtcaaaattttatttctatagaaaattttgtcaaaattttatttctatagattttttcttaatttaatttccatagaacattttgtcaaaattttatttctatagaaaattttgtcaaaattctatttcttcagaaaatgttgtccacattttatttccatagaacattttgtcaaaattttatttctatagaaaattttatcgaaattttaattatatagaaaattttttaataattttattttcataaaaagttttgtcgaaattttaactctataacatattttgttaaaattttatttccatagaaaatgttgtgaaattttatttccataaaaaatttggtcaaaatattattattatagaaaatgaaaaaattctatttctataggaatttttctcaaaattttatttatttaaaacaagtaagtaaagtctaaagtcgtagaccaaaatttgtgttaccatctcaacttcttcatgaaggtttatattcccatacacaaatatttatatcttaaccgatttggagacaattttttgtacttctacaaaatctctagaattaagatttaaattggctaatgccctgggatgaagcacaatgttactagaaaatatgggaaacatttaaatctgaaccaaatttgaggcaacttcgcaaaaacgtatttatgatttatcgatcgatagatgtgtattaaatctgactcttttttttttagttttcgacTTAGTAGTGGCGATTTAATGAGGAAAATGTGCGTATTTTGGCCATGtttgcctaaatcggaaaaacatatatatggaagcaatatcacatgcatagttactatgttaattctactccctgtgcaaattttcacgtaaatcggattacatttttgacctctgtggtcatatgacggaaaatcgggtgaaagatatatatgggagctaaatcagaatctgagccgatttcaaccaaaattagcacgcatatccagaaccttaattctactctctgtgcaaagtttcaactaaatcggggtaaatctttggtctctgtgggtatatgagtctaaatcggtcgaGAGATATATTCGAAATCTATACGTACactaaattacatatacagacagacggacagatggacagacaggcagacggacatcgctaaatcgactcagaattcaattctaaggcgatcggtatactaaacaatgggtctcagacttttccttcttggcgttacatacaaatgcacaaatttattataccctgtaccacagagtggtgaaatgtataaaaatttgtcaaatttaatttccatagaaaattttgtcaaaattttatttatataaacaattttgtcaaattttatttctgtagaaaattttgttaaaattttatttctttaagaaattttgtctaattttttttttctttaggatattttgtaaaaattttatttctatagaaaattttgtcgaaattttatttatataaacaattttgtcaaattttatttctgtagaaaattttgttaaaagttaatttccataaaaaatgttgtcaaaatttaatttctctaaaaaaagttgtcaaaattttatttctctagaatttttggtcgaaattttatttatataaaaaattgtcaaacgtttatttctataaaaaaactatgtcaaaattttatttctatagaaaaatttgttaaaatttaattttcatagaacattttgtcaaaattttatttccataaaaaatgttgtcaaaattttaactctataacatattttgttaaaattttatttcaatggaacattttgtctaaattttatttctgtagaaactgttatcgaaattttatttatttaaaaaactttgtcaaattttatttccatagcaaatgtcaaattttatttccgtagaaaattttgtcaaaattttatttctatagaacattttgtcaaaattttatttctatagaaaatgttctcaaaatttaatttctatggaaaattttgttaaaattttatttctaaagaaaattgtgttaaaattttatttctatagaaaatgttgtcaaaattttatttctatacaaacttttatggaaattttatttatataaaatattttgtcaaattttattcccataacaaatttttgaaaattttatttccaaagaaaattttgtcaaaagtttatttgtatagacaattttgtcaaaattttatttctattgaaaattttgtcaaaattatatttctatgggaaatttcgacaaaattatatttctctagaaaaagttgtcaaaattttatttctctagaattttttgtcgaaattttatttatataaaaaattttgtcaaattttattttcttataaaattttgtcaaattttatttcaatagaaaatgttgtcgaaattttatttctatagaaaattttgtcaaaattttatttctatagaaaattttgtcaaaattttatttctatagaaaattttgtcaaaatattatgtccataacaattttttgtcaaaattttatttctataacaattttttgtcaaaattttatttctataactaattttgtcaaaattttatttccatttttgccaaaattttatttgtatagaaaatgttgtcatagaacattttgtcaacattttatttctatagaacattttgtcccaattttatttctatagaacattttgtcaaaatttttatttctatagaaaattctgtcaaaattttatttatataaaaaattttgtcacattttgttttcatataaaattttgtcaaattttatttctactaaaaattttgtcaaaattttatttctctagaaaaagttgtcaaaattttatttctctagaattttttatcgaaattttatttatataaaaaattttgtcaaattttatttccatagaaaatgttgtcgaaattttgtttctatagaaaattttgtcaaaattttatttctatagaaaattttgtcaaaatattatgtccataacaattttttgtcaaaattttatttctataacaattttttgtcaaaattttatttctataacaaattttgtcaaaattttatttccatttttgccaaaattttatttgtatagaaaatgttgtcaatattttatttccgtagaacattttgtcaaaattttatttctatagaacattttgtcacaattttatttctatagaacattttgttaaaattgttatttctatagaaaattctgtcaaaattttatatctatagaaaattttgtcaaaattttatttctgtagaacagtttgtcaaaatgttatttctgtagaatattttgttaaaattttatttctatagaaaatgttgtcaaaattttatttctataaaaacttttatcgaaattttatttatataaaacattttgtcaaattttatttccataacaaattttgtcaaaattttgtttccatagaaaattttgtcaaaattttatttctattgaaaattttgtcaaaattatatttctatggcagattttgtaaaaattttatttctctagaaaaagttgtcaaaattttatttctatagaaaattttgttaaaagttaatctccaaaaaaaatgttgtcaaactttaatttctctagaaagagttgtcaaaattttatttctctaggattttttgtcgaaattttatttatataaaaaattttgtcaaattttgttttcatataaaattttgtcaaattttacttccatagaaaatgtggtcgaaattttatttccataacaaattttgtcaaaattttatttgtatagacaattttgtcaaaattttatttctattgaaaattttgtcaaaattatatttctatgggaaattttgtaaaaattttatttctctagaaaaagttgtcaaaatttaatttccataaaaaatttttgtcaaaattttatttctatagaaaattttgttaaaagttgattttcataaaaaattttgtcaaacttcaatttctctagaaaattttgtcaaaattttatttctatagaaaattttgtcaaaatattatgtccataacaattttttgtcaaaattttatttctataaaacattttgccacttttttatttctatagaacattttgtcaaaattttatttctatagaaaatgttgtcaaaattttatatctatagaaagttttgtcaaaattttatttctgtagaatagtttgtcaaaatgttatttctgtagaatattttgtcgaaattttatttcta
It includes:
- the LOC142231990 gene encoding uncharacterized protein LOC142231990 yields the protein MWYIIALNLAILAIGEGRPQDTFETVAAGAAQLAAQGAEIIANGAAVRGDQNFDTPLVKVRSKGESGTGNAIQKPSESSEEDERRRKRSLNPIYGDFMAIESLLEMDGNSPVQPHPNHHLHRSKREPCHMGGGGTGTGGGTGTGVGTGGVGNLEDDIVEEARRRRMRQRIQQARKRRAQQRAKKNARKSKQGLVGETSENAETPDQSLARRKRQSEVDDLNENMQKTGKDISQHAQKFADKIRGAWENFLQSMNQMAEKIKQVFSGGNQETGGDMGEI